The stretch of DNA GGTTTGAAATAGGTGCCGCGAATGAAAGTGACGACTAGATCCTTTTCATATTGGACGTCCTGCACCATTTTCAGAGCAAGGCGCTGCATATCCGCCTTCCATTCGACGACATCCTCAGCGTGAAGCCCTGCATACAAAAGCTGCTGCGCATGGTCCGTCTGCTCCTCCGCTGGGCGTTGGAACTTCACCTCAAACAGTTTCATATCCAATTTTCCGCCTAACACTTTCTTGAAGTTGGCGAGAAACAGCTCCTGCTGCTCCCGATCCAGCAGGGCAAACGGCTGGCCCTTCTCATGGTAGATTTCACTGCTTTCCTGTCTGATGTATACGTTGTAAATATCATGGATTTTCAATAAATCGGTATCCAATTTGAAATGTTTCCGAATATCCGCAATGTCCTTTTTGTTCATCTATGTTCCCACTCCCCGGTTAGTAAGATTCAAAAAAAGAGCATCCAAAGCTAACCGTTCAGCTTGTGACGCTCATTTATTATAACAGGGTTCCGACATGGGCAGGAATGAATCGACGTTACGTGGAGTTAGCAGATTAATTCCTATCGTGTAAGTTTTAACCTACAATGATAGGAAAGAGCTGAGGAAATGAGGGATTTCGATGATGTGCGGATCAAAATGCTTCCTAGTGGACATGGAAGTGAACGGGACGAGAGAAATCAAGCAAGTCACTGCGAGAAACTCCATCGGCGCAAGGAAAGTCGTCAGAGGGGAATTTGGAGCTGAAGCGAAAATTTTATCCGTTAAAGAAGAGAAGCGAAACCGGTGACCTGCCTAAGGAAAAAGCTAACTACCCACGAGAAATGGATAATTAGCTTTTCATTAACAATTAGAACGGATTTGTTGCGATGAAGCTTGCTGTTTTCGTGTAAATACGTGGATTCAGCTTTAATTGGTTGACGATCACTTCGGCAATATCTTCGGCTTGGATGAGTTTAGCATCATCATTTTCTTTGATCAAACTTAAATCCAATGCCAAATCCGTGGCAACCGTACTAGGGGCCAACGCGGAAACCCGGATGTTATTCCGGCGGACTTCCTGCGCCAATGATTCGGTGAACCCGATCACGCCGAACTTGGATGCGCTATATGCACTGGAGGTCGCGGCCCCATTCAAACCACTTGTCGAGGAGATCGTAATGATGTCTCCCCCATTTTTCTCAATTAACTGAGGCAAGACGGCACGGGTCACGTAATAAGTTCCCATTAAGTTCACATCGATGATCTTCTTCCATTCTTCCGGGTCCATGTCCAAGACAGAAGCAAAGGAGGCAATGCCCGCATTGTTAATTAAAATATCGGCAGCCCCTAAGTCATTTGTCAAGGAAGCAATCGCAGCTTCCACTTGCTCTTTTGAAGATACGTCAGCTGCAGCATACGCTACATTGACGCCTAACGTTTCAATGTCCGCGGCCACTTCTTTCAACGTGGACTCGGTTCTTGCGAGCAACCCGACATGTACCCCTTCTTTTGCCAATGCGATCGCAGTCGCCTTCCCGATCCCTCGTGCTGCGCCTGTGATGAACGCGACTTTTCCATGTAATGATTGTGCCATTTTGCTGTCCCCTTTCATGCTGTCTGTATGATCGCTCCCATTATACGATAATGGCGGATAGGAGGCATGGATTTGGTTTGGAGATTCGGATGTTATGGCTGGTCTTCCACGATTTCTTGCACTT from Bacillus sp. OxB-1 encodes:
- a CDS encoding 3-ketoacyl-ACP reductase, with protein sequence MAQSLHGKVAFITGAARGIGKATAIALAKEGVHVGLLARTESTLKEVAADIETLGVNVAYAAADVSSKEQVEAAIASLTNDLGAADILINNAGIASFASVLDMDPEEWKKIIDVNLMGTYYVTRAVLPQLIEKNGGDIITISSTSGLNGAATSSAYSASKFGVIGFTESLAQEVRRNNIRVSALAPSTVATDLALDLSLIKENDDAKLIQAEDIAEVIVNQLKLNPRIYTKTASFIATNPF